Proteins encoded together in one Micromonospora auratinigra window:
- the gnd gene encoding phosphogluconate dehydrogenase (NAD(+)-dependent, decarboxylating), producing the protein MQLGLVGLGRMGGNMRERLRAAGHEVVGYDRNAELSDVASLAELAEKLESPRAIWVMVPAGVTDATIDELAGLLGAGDIIIDGGNSRFSDDAPRAERLNEQGIGYLDVGVSGGVWGKQNGYALMVGGAEQHVERLMPIFEALKPEGEFGFVHAGPVGAGHYAKMVHNGIEYGLMHAYAEGYELLSKSELVTNVPGVFKSWREGTVVRSWLLDLLDRALDEDPELAELSSYTEDTGEGRWTVDEAVRLAVPLNVITASLFARFASRQDESPAMKAVAALRQQFGGHAVHKR; encoded by the coding sequence ATGCAGCTCGGCCTGGTAGGACTCGGCCGGATGGGCGGCAACATGCGCGAGCGGTTGCGCGCGGCCGGCCACGAGGTGGTCGGCTACGACCGCAACGCGGAGCTGAGCGACGTCGCGAGCCTCGCGGAGCTGGCCGAGAAGCTGGAGTCGCCGCGCGCCATCTGGGTGATGGTGCCGGCCGGCGTCACCGACGCCACCATCGACGAGCTCGCCGGTCTGCTCGGTGCGGGCGACATCATCATCGACGGCGGCAACTCGCGGTTCAGCGACGACGCCCCCCGCGCGGAGCGCCTCAACGAGCAGGGCATCGGCTACCTGGACGTCGGCGTCTCCGGCGGTGTCTGGGGCAAGCAGAACGGCTACGCCCTGATGGTCGGCGGCGCCGAGCAGCACGTCGAGCGGCTGATGCCGATCTTCGAGGCGCTCAAGCCCGAGGGCGAGTTCGGTTTCGTGCACGCCGGCCCGGTCGGTGCCGGCCACTACGCCAAGATGGTGCACAACGGCATCGAGTACGGCCTGATGCACGCCTACGCCGAGGGCTACGAGCTGCTGTCGAAGTCCGAGCTGGTGACCAACGTGCCGGGCGTCTTCAAGTCCTGGCGCGAGGGCACCGTGGTCCGGTCCTGGCTGCTCGACCTGCTCGACCGCGCGCTGGACGAGGACCCGGAGCTGGCCGAGCTGAGCAGCTACACCGAGGACACCGGCGAGGGCCGCTGGACGGTCGACGAGGCGGTCCGGCTGGCCGTGCCGCTGAACGTCATCACCGCCTCGCTGTTCGCCCGGTTCGCGTCCCGCCAGGACGAGTCGCCGGCGATGAAGGCCGTCGCCGCGCTGCGCCAGCAGTTCGGCGGGCACGCCGTCCACAAGCGCTGA
- a CDS encoding Jag family protein produces MTETSIPSADASVDEESVPAATGENEETRAEGVREKKAPAESELFGQSEIAADYIEGLLDILDYDGDIDELVSGGRPVVEVVGDRLQNLVGQRGATLEALQELARLAVFRQTGTPSRLLLDVGGYRANRRKELAAVARNAVEKVKEYGEPVRLEPMSAFERKCVHDVVNALTGVESESEGVEPNRRIVVRPAA; encoded by the coding sequence GTGACCGAGACCAGCATCCCCAGCGCCGACGCGTCCGTGGACGAGGAGAGCGTGCCGGCTGCCACGGGCGAGAACGAGGAGACCCGGGCCGAGGGGGTCCGGGAGAAGAAGGCCCCCGCCGAGAGCGAGTTGTTCGGGCAGAGCGAGATCGCCGCCGACTACATCGAGGGCCTGCTCGACATCCTCGACTACGACGGTGACATCGACGAGCTGGTCTCCGGTGGCCGTCCCGTCGTCGAGGTGGTCGGTGACCGCCTGCAGAACCTGGTCGGGCAGCGCGGGGCCACCCTGGAGGCGCTCCAGGAACTGGCCCGGCTGGCGGTGTTCCGGCAGACCGGTACGCCGAGCCGGCTGCTGCTCGACGTCGGTGGCTACCGGGCCAACCGGCGCAAGGAGTTGGCCGCCGTCGCCCGCAACGCCGTGGAGAAGGTCAAGGAGTACGGCGAGCCGGTGCGCCTGGAGCCGATGTCCGCGTTCGAGCGCAAGTGCGTGCACGACGTGGTGAACGCCCTGACCGGGGTGGAGAGCGAGTCCGAGGGTGTCGAACCGAACCGCCGCATCGTCGTCCGGCCGGCGGCCTGA
- the dnaA gene encoding chromosomal replication initiator protein DnaA — MTGATDLAAVWTATTDELADEIISAQQRAYLRLTRLRAIVEDTALLSVPDAFTRDVIESRLRPAITEALSRRFGRPIQVAVTVRVAEDPAGRPAGTVYRSTPEPPIAADGPADLLAGFDQPGPPRTAPGFPELGYPATAYPEQRPDQPVEEPAPRQRTPDGGRPQPAPAARDGQDTLFGTAFAEPMRAERRGYDEPPARIDPPARDGRGYEQPRYREAAGPADPPPLRGLPRDGGTDSGPGRSGADHRPGGQADRRLPGGAETGGNRLNPKYMFETFVIGSSNRFAHAASVAVAESPAKAYNPLFIYGSSGLGKTHLLHAIGHYATTLGNARSVRYVSTEEFTNDFINSLRDDKTSAFQRRYRDVDILLIDDIQFLENRERTQEEFFHTFNTLHNANKQIVITSDRSPKQLATLEDRLRTRFEWGLLADIQPPDLETRIAILQKKAAQERLYAPPDVLEFIASRVSNSIRELEGALIRVTAFASLTRSSVELSLAEEVLRDFIPDGAGPEITADQIMVSTSEYFGVSLEDLRGHSRSRVLVNARQVAMYLCRELTDLSLPRIGQAFGGRDHTTVMHADRKIRQQMAERRSLYNQIAELTNRIKQTT; from the coding sequence GTGACCGGAGCGACCGACCTTGCCGCGGTGTGGACAGCGACGACCGACGAACTCGCCGACGAGATCATCTCCGCGCAGCAGCGCGCGTACCTCCGGCTGACCCGGCTCCGGGCGATCGTCGAGGACACCGCCCTGCTCTCCGTGCCCGACGCGTTCACCCGGGACGTGATCGAGTCCCGGCTGCGCCCCGCCATCACCGAGGCCCTGAGCCGGCGGTTCGGCCGCCCGATCCAGGTGGCCGTCACCGTACGCGTCGCCGAGGACCCCGCCGGGCGCCCGGCGGGCACCGTCTACCGCAGCACTCCGGAGCCGCCGATCGCGGCGGACGGACCGGCCGACCTGCTCGCCGGGTTCGACCAGCCCGGCCCGCCCCGGACGGCACCCGGCTTCCCGGAGCTGGGCTACCCGGCCACGGCATACCCGGAGCAGCGCCCGGACCAGCCGGTGGAGGAGCCGGCCCCCCGGCAGCGCACCCCCGACGGTGGCCGGCCGCAGCCCGCCCCGGCCGCGCGGGACGGTCAGGACACCCTCTTCGGCACCGCCTTCGCCGAGCCGATGCGCGCGGAGCGCCGAGGCTACGACGAACCACCGGCCCGGATCGACCCGCCGGCGCGCGACGGTCGCGGCTACGAGCAGCCCCGCTACCGGGAGGCGGCCGGCCCGGCCGATCCGCCGCCGCTGCGTGGTCTGCCCCGCGACGGCGGGACCGACTCGGGGCCGGGCCGCAGTGGCGCAGATCACCGTCCCGGTGGTCAGGCCGACCGGCGGCTCCCCGGTGGGGCGGAGACCGGGGGCAACCGGCTCAACCCGAAGTACATGTTCGAGACGTTCGTCATCGGTTCCTCGAACCGGTTCGCGCACGCCGCGAGCGTCGCGGTGGCCGAGTCGCCGGCGAAGGCGTACAACCCGCTCTTCATCTACGGCAGCTCCGGGCTGGGCAAGACCCACCTGCTGCACGCCATCGGGCACTACGCCACGACGCTCGGCAACGCCCGCTCGGTCCGGTACGTCTCGACCGAGGAGTTCACCAACGACTTCATCAACTCCCTGCGGGACGACAAGACCAGCGCGTTCCAGCGCCGCTACCGGGACGTCGACATCCTCCTGATCGACGACATCCAGTTCCTGGAGAACCGGGAGCGGACCCAGGAGGAGTTCTTCCACACCTTCAACACCCTGCACAACGCGAACAAGCAGATCGTGATCACCTCCGACCGCTCGCCGAAGCAGCTGGCGACGCTGGAGGACCGGCTGCGGACCCGGTTCGAGTGGGGACTGCTGGCCGACATCCAGCCGCCCGACCTGGAGACCCGGATCGCGATCCTGCAGAAGAAGGCGGCCCAGGAGCGGCTCTACGCCCCGCCGGACGTGCTGGAGTTCATCGCCTCCCGGGTGTCGAACTCGATCCGGGAGCTGGAGGGCGCACTGATCCGGGTGACCGCCTTCGCCAGCCTGACCCGCTCGTCGGTGGAGCTGTCGCTGGCCGAGGAGGTGCTGCGGGACTTCATCCCCGACGGTGCCGGCCCGGAGATCACCGCCGACCAGATCATGGTCTCCACCTCGGAGTACTTCGGGGTGAGCCTGGAGGACCTGCGGGGGCACTCCCGGTCCCGGGTCCTGGTCAACGCCCGCCAGGTCGCCATGTACCTGTGCCGGGAGCTGACCGATCTCTCGTTGCCCCGGATCGGCCAGGCGTTCGGCGGTCGGGACCACACCACCGTCATGCACGCCGATCGGAAGATCCGTCAGCAGATGGCGGAGCGGCGCTCGCTCTACAACCAGATCGCCGAGCTGACCAACCGGATCAAGCAGACCACCTAG
- the rnpA gene encoding ribonuclease P protein component, whose amino-acid sequence MLAAAQRLRRSNDFAAAVRGGRRVGRGAVVVHLTLPESTGPTATTSPEPARSSGAEPSAPTRAGFVVSKAVGNAVVRNKVRRRLRHLVRERLDALPAGSTLVVRALPPAAEASYDRLGTDLDAAVAAARAPRGRRSR is encoded by the coding sequence GTGTTGGCCGCCGCGCAGCGACTGCGGCGGAGTAACGACTTCGCCGCAGCGGTCCGGGGTGGCCGACGCGTCGGACGCGGCGCGGTCGTGGTCCACCTGACCCTTCCCGAGTCGACCGGACCTACCGCGACAACCTCGCCGGAGCCGGCGCGGAGCAGCGGTGCGGAGCCATCCGCACCGACCCGCGCCGGCTTCGTCGTGTCCAAGGCCGTCGGCAACGCAGTCGTCCGCAACAAGGTCCGTCGGCGGCTGCGACACCTGGTCCGCGAGCGCCTCGACGCCCTGCCCGCCGGGAGCACCCTGGTGGTACGCGCGCTGCCGCCGGCCGCCGAGGCGTCGTACGACCGGCTGGGGACGGACCTGGACGCGGCCGTTGCCGCCGCCCGGGCCCCCCGGGGTCGGCGGTCCCGGTGA
- the rsmG gene encoding 16S rRNA (guanine(527)-N(7))-methyltransferase RsmG — translation MPVDTGTPVPAERPAPADVTLPPELAEAARVLFGDRLELAAAYAELLATEGVVRGLIGPRETPRLWERHLLNCAAMAERIPEGASVIDVGSGAGLPGLVLAIARPDLTVTLVEPLARRTAFLIEAVEQLGLTRMVRVFRGRAEEAAVGTRDKPALSADVVTARAVAALDKLAAWCLPLTVGGGRLIALKGASAAEEIAEHGAAVARLGGGEPELHRCGVDVIDPPATVIEVVRERVIGPARKKAPKRSRGGRRRGGRDRER, via the coding sequence CTGCCCGTCGACACCGGCACCCCGGTCCCGGCCGAACGACCGGCCCCGGCCGACGTGACCCTGCCGCCCGAGCTGGCCGAGGCCGCCCGGGTCCTCTTCGGCGACCGGCTCGAGCTGGCCGCCGCGTACGCCGAACTGCTGGCCACGGAGGGCGTGGTCCGCGGCCTGATCGGCCCCCGCGAGACGCCGCGGCTGTGGGAGCGACACCTGCTCAACTGCGCGGCGATGGCGGAGCGGATCCCGGAGGGGGCCAGCGTCATCGACGTCGGCTCCGGTGCCGGGCTGCCCGGCCTGGTGCTGGCGATCGCCCGGCCCGACCTCACCGTCACCCTCGTCGAACCGCTCGCCCGGCGGACCGCCTTCCTCATCGAGGCCGTCGAACAGCTCGGACTGACCCGGATGGTGCGGGTCTTCCGGGGGCGGGCGGAGGAGGCAGCCGTCGGCACCCGGGACAAGCCGGCGCTGAGCGCTGATGTGGTGACCGCGCGGGCGGTGGCCGCCCTCGACAAGCTGGCCGCCTGGTGCCTGCCGCTCACGGTGGGCGGTGGTCGCCTGATCGCCCTCAAGGGGGCATCCGCGGCCGAGGAGATCGCCGAACACGGGGCCGCCGTGGCGCGACTCGGTGGCGGCGAGCCGGAGCTGCACCGGTGCGGTGTCGACGTGATCGACCCGCCGGCTACGGTGATCGAGGTGGTACGCGAGCGGGTGATCGGTCCGGCCCGGAAGAAGGCGCCGAAGCGCTCGCGGGGCGGTCGTCGCCGGGGCGGCCGCGACCGGGAGCGCTGA
- the recF gene encoding DNA replication/repair protein RecF (All proteins in this family for which functions are known are DNA-binding proteins that assist the filamentation of RecA onto DNA for the initiation of recombination or recombinational repair.) → MYVRRLELVDFRSYERVGVDLEPGPNVLIGANGVGKTNLVEALGYVATLDSHRVATDAPLVRMGATSAVIRCAVVHEGRELLVELEIVPGKANRARLGRSPARRARDVLGALRLVLFAPEDLELVRGDPAERRRYLDDLLVTRQPRYAGVRADYDRVVKQRNALLRTAYLARKTGGTRGGDLSTLAVWDAHLAQYGAELLAGRLELVAALTPHVAKAYDAVAAGRGAAGIAYRPSVELPEAGADRAVLAEALAVALVEQRSAEIERGTTLVGPHRDDLALTLGPLPAKGYASHGESWSYALALRLAGYDLLRADGIEPVLVLDDVFAELDAGRRERLAELVGGAAQLLVTCAVDDDVPAALRGARYAVGEGAVRRVG, encoded by the coding sequence GTGTACGTCCGCCGGCTCGAACTCGTCGACTTCCGCTCCTACGAGCGGGTCGGCGTCGACCTGGAGCCGGGTCCGAACGTGCTGATCGGCGCCAACGGCGTCGGCAAGACCAACCTGGTCGAGGCGTTGGGCTACGTGGCGACCCTGGACTCGCACCGGGTCGCCACGGACGCCCCGCTGGTCCGGATGGGGGCCACCAGCGCGGTGATCCGCTGCGCGGTGGTGCACGAGGGGCGCGAACTCCTGGTCGAACTGGAGATCGTCCCCGGCAAGGCCAACCGGGCCCGACTGGGCCGCTCACCGGCCCGGCGGGCCCGGGACGTGCTCGGCGCGCTGCGGCTGGTGCTCTTCGCCCCGGAGGACCTGGAACTGGTCCGGGGCGACCCCGCCGAACGCCGCCGCTACCTCGACGACCTGCTGGTCACCCGGCAGCCCCGGTACGCCGGCGTGCGCGCCGACTACGACCGGGTGGTCAAGCAGCGCAACGCCCTGCTGCGGACGGCGTACCTGGCCCGCAAGACGGGTGGGACGCGCGGCGGCGACCTCTCCACGCTGGCGGTCTGGGACGCCCACCTGGCGCAGTACGGGGCGGAGCTGCTCGCCGGGCGGCTGGAGCTGGTCGCGGCGCTCACCCCGCACGTGGCCAAGGCGTACGACGCGGTGGCGGCGGGACGCGGGGCGGCGGGGATCGCGTACCGGCCGTCGGTGGAGCTGCCCGAGGCGGGGGCCGACCGGGCCGTGCTGGCCGAGGCGCTGGCCGTCGCGCTGGTCGAGCAGCGGTCGGCGGAAATCGAACGGGGCACCACCCTGGTCGGCCCGCACCGTGACGACCTCGCCCTCACCCTCGGCCCGCTGCCCGCCAAGGGGTACGCCAGCCACGGCGAGTCCTGGTCGTACGCGCTGGCGCTGCGGCTGGCCGGGTACGACCTGCTGCGCGCCGACGGCATCGAGCCGGTGCTGGTGCTCGACGACGTCTTCGCCGAGCTGGACGCCGGGCGCCGCGAGCGCCTGGCCGAGCTGGTCGGTGGGGCCGCCCAGCTCCTGGTGACCTGTGCGGTCGACGACGACGTGCCGGCGGCGCTGCGCGGTGCCCGGTACGCCGTCGGTGAGGGGGCGGTACGCCGTGTCGGATGA
- the yidD gene encoding membrane protein insertion efficiency factor YidD — protein sequence MLLAPIIAYRRWISPALPARCRFYPSCSAYAVEAVTRHGAFRGAWLTVRRLSRCHPFHPGGHDPVPEPGDRRRADVTGA from the coding sequence ATGCTGCTGGCACCCATCATCGCGTACCGTCGGTGGATAAGTCCGGCACTGCCGGCCCGCTGCCGGTTCTACCCGTCGTGCAGTGCCTACGCCGTGGAGGCGGTGACCCGGCACGGTGCGTTCCGGGGAGCCTGGCTGACGGTCCGGCGGTTGTCGCGCTGCCACCCCTTCCACCCAGGTGGACACGACCCGGTGCCGGAGCCGGGCGACCGCCGCCGTGCCGACGTGACTGGAGCCTGA
- the dnaN gene encoding DNA polymerase III subunit beta, which translates to MKFRVERDALAEAVAWTAKSLPNRPSVPVLAGVMLRVTDGNLQVSGFDYEVSSQVTVEVQGDADGAALVSGRLLAEITKALPAKPVDIAAVGSHLELVCGSARFTLPTMPVEDYPALPEMPESAGTVDAAAFAAAVAQVAVAAGRDETLPMMTGVRLELSGGTLAMLATDRYRLALREMQWNPDDPEISLNALVPARTLNDTAKALGPLGGQVTMALSQGGAGEGMIGFSGGTRRTTSRLLDGANYPPVRSLFPASHNAEARVPVATLIEVVKRVALVAERTTPVLLSFSADGLVVEAGGTEEARASEAMEATFTGDALTIGFNPQYLIDGLANLGAQYAQLAFVDAFKPAVISPAGEDGEVIPGYRYLIMPIRVSR; encoded by the coding sequence ATGAAGTTCCGAGTGGAGCGCGACGCGCTCGCCGAGGCGGTCGCGTGGACCGCCAAGAGCCTGCCCAACCGACCCTCCGTACCGGTCCTGGCCGGGGTGATGCTCCGCGTCACCGACGGCAACCTCCAGGTCTCCGGCTTCGACTACGAGGTCTCCAGCCAGGTCACCGTCGAGGTGCAGGGGGACGCCGACGGCGCCGCCCTCGTCTCCGGTCGCCTGCTCGCCGAGATCACCAAGGCCCTGCCGGCCAAGCCGGTGGACATCGCCGCCGTCGGCTCGCACCTGGAGCTGGTCTGCGGCAGCGCCCGCTTCACCCTGCCGACCATGCCGGTCGAGGACTACCCGGCCCTGCCGGAGATGCCGGAGAGCGCGGGCACCGTCGACGCCGCCGCCTTCGCCGCCGCCGTCGCCCAGGTCGCCGTCGCCGCGGGCCGGGACGAGACGCTGCCGATGATGACCGGCGTACGCCTCGAGCTCTCCGGCGGCACGCTGGCGATGCTCGCCACCGACCGCTACCGGCTGGCGCTGCGGGAGATGCAGTGGAACCCGGACGACCCGGAGATCAGCCTCAACGCGCTGGTGCCGGCCCGGACGTTGAATGACACCGCCAAGGCCCTCGGCCCGCTCGGCGGTCAGGTCACCATGGCCCTGTCCCAGGGCGGCGCGGGCGAAGGCATGATCGGCTTCTCCGGCGGCACCCGGCGTACCACCAGCCGGCTGCTGGACGGCGCGAACTACCCGCCGGTGCGCTCGCTCTTCCCGGCCAGCCACAACGCGGAGGCGCGGGTCCCGGTCGCCACGCTGATCGAGGTGGTCAAGCGCGTCGCGCTGGTCGCCGAGCGCACCACCCCGGTGCTGCTGAGCTTCAGCGCCGACGGGCTGGTCGTCGAGGCCGGCGGCACCGAGGAGGCCCGGGCCAGCGAGGCCATGGAGGCCACCTTCACCGGTGACGCGCTGACCATCGGCTTCAACCCGCAGTACCTGATCGACGGTCTGGCCAACCTGGGCGCCCAGTACGCGCAGCTGGCCTTCGTCGACGCCTTCAAGCCGGCGGTGATTTCCCCGGCCGGCGAGGATGGCGAGGTCATCCCCGGGTACCGGTACCTCATCATGCCGATCCGCGTGTCCCGCTGA
- the yidC gene encoding membrane protein insertase YidC, with protein MFSLDWIYYAISWILLTWHSAWDAIGVPIEAVIGTNWSWILAIVFLVVTVRVILFPVFVKQIKSQRAMQALQPKVKELQEKHKGDRETLQKEMMELYRKEKANPLMGCLPMFLQIPVFLGLFHTLKRLTPENTQKTLYGWTVQQFESASNAKLFSAPISGRFGSTTEQLAGLGANTGTVKIVAGILVCIMIATTYLTSRQMILKTGWAEDPQQRMVQRLMLYGIPVSLLVSGSIFPIGVIIYWVTNNLFTLGQQQWVLRKFPPLVPPKGAAKTNGQPVAKTGGLLGRKTAQPVAKAPAAAPKVAGPKPGAKPVNPKKSRPAKRQG; from the coding sequence GTGTTTAGTCTCGACTGGATCTACTACGCGATCTCGTGGATCCTGCTCACCTGGCACTCGGCCTGGGACGCCATCGGGGTGCCGATCGAGGCCGTGATCGGTACGAACTGGTCCTGGATCCTCGCCATCGTCTTCCTGGTGGTCACGGTCCGGGTGATCCTCTTCCCGGTCTTCGTCAAGCAGATCAAGTCCCAGCGGGCGATGCAGGCGCTCCAGCCGAAGGTGAAGGAGCTCCAGGAGAAGCACAAGGGTGACCGGGAGACGCTCCAGAAGGAGATGATGGAGCTCTACCGGAAGGAAAAGGCCAACCCGCTGATGGGCTGCCTTCCGATGTTCCTCCAGATCCCGGTCTTCCTCGGCCTGTTCCACACCCTCAAGCGGCTGACCCCGGAGAACACCCAGAAGACCCTGTACGGCTGGACCGTGCAGCAGTTCGAGAGCGCCTCGAACGCGAAGCTCTTCTCCGCCCCGATCTCCGGCCGGTTCGGCTCCACCACCGAGCAGCTCGCCGGCCTCGGCGCGAACACCGGCACCGTGAAGATCGTCGCCGGCATCCTGGTCTGCATCATGATCGCCACCACGTACCTGACCAGCCGTCAGATGATCCTGAAGACCGGCTGGGCCGAGGACCCGCAGCAGCGCATGGTCCAGCGGCTGATGCTCTACGGCATCCCGGTCTCGCTGCTCGTCTCCGGCTCGATCTTCCCGATCGGTGTGATCATCTACTGGGTCACCAACAACCTCTTCACCCTCGGCCAGCAGCAGTGGGTGCTGCGGAAGTTCCCGCCGCTGGTGCCGCCGAAGGGTGCCGCCAAGACCAACGGCCAGCCGGTCGCCAAGACCGGTGGGCTCCTCGGCCGCAAGACCGCCCAGCCGGTTGCGAAGGCTCCGGCGGCCGCCCCCAAGGTGGCCGGCCCGAAGCCCGGCGCCAAGCCGGTCAACCCGAAGAAGAGCCGCCCCGCCAAGCGTCAGGGCTGA
- the rpmH gene encoding 50S ribosomal protein L34 produces the protein MSKRTFQPNNRRRAKTHGFRLRMRTRAGRAIISTRRAKGRARLSA, from the coding sequence GTGAGCAAGCGCACCTTCCAGCCGAACAACCGCCGGCGCGCGAAGACCCACGGCTTCCGGCTGCGCATGCGCACCCGTGCCGGCCGCGCCATCATCTCGACCCGTCGCGCCAAGGGCCGCGCCCGCCTGTCGGCCTGA
- a CDS encoding DUF721 domain-containing protein, protein MPGDGADGGEAGPRRTSGGQRRPADAPAGAGGDGTGAATDGAAGPELARAVLDAAKARRQAAAPARRRSAVRGDGEKRLRGYSGPGPDPRDPQLLGAVLAKLVKARGWQQPAAEATVFGAWEKVVGPEVAQHSRPVKLEDGELTVEARSTAWATQLRLLAASLLKQIASEVGHNVVRKLHIHGPAAPSWSRGPRRVRGRGPRDTYG, encoded by the coding sequence GTGCCCGGGGACGGTGCGGACGGCGGCGAGGCGGGCCCGCGACGGACCTCGGGCGGGCAGCGGCGACCGGCCGACGCCCCGGCCGGCGCGGGCGGTGACGGCACCGGCGCGGCCACCGACGGCGCGGCCGGGCCGGAGCTGGCGCGGGCCGTGCTGGACGCGGCGAAGGCCCGGCGGCAGGCCGCCGCCCCGGCGCGGCGGCGCAGCGCGGTACGCGGTGACGGCGAGAAGCGGCTGCGCGGCTACTCCGGTCCCGGCCCGGACCCGCGCGATCCGCAGCTGCTCGGCGCGGTGCTGGCGAAACTGGTCAAGGCGCGTGGCTGGCAGCAGCCGGCGGCCGAGGCGACCGTCTTCGGGGCCTGGGAGAAGGTGGTGGGGCCGGAGGTGGCGCAGCACAGCCGCCCGGTCAAGCTGGAGGACGGCGAGCTGACCGTGGAGGCCCGCTCCACCGCCTGGGCCACCCAGCTGCGGCTGCTCGCCGCTTCACTGCTGAAGCAGATCGCCAGCGAGGTCGGCCACAACGTGGTGCGCAAGCTGCACATCCACGGTCCCGCCGCGCCGTCCTGGTCGCGGGGTCCGCGCCGGGTGCGCGGTCGCGGGCCGCGCGACACCTACGGCTGA